In Sporomusaceae bacterium, a single genomic region encodes these proteins:
- a CDS encoding EFR1 family ferrodoxin (N-terminal region resembles flavodoxins. C-terminal ferrodoxin region binds two 4Fe-4S clusters.), producing the protein MAIKAVYFSPTGTTKKIILGIAEALAGSIGGAVHRFDITLPDSRRHPATFSAGDIVVLGVPVYAGRVPNILLKYLNSLAGNGATAVAVALYGNRNYDDALIELADILSSTGFKVIAGGAFIGEHAFSKTLAQNRPDDKDMAIVREFAGSLSMKIAAGNTANVAVKGNRPYRKYYMPENENGQPVDIRKVTPKTADHCIDCKFCAAKCPMGSIDPDNVSRISGICIKCGACQKLCPVQAKYYDNDDYLRHKQELERDFALRREPELFL; encoded by the coding sequence ATGGCGATTAAGGCGGTATATTTTAGCCCTACGGGTACGACGAAAAAAATAATCCTCGGTATAGCTGAGGCACTCGCCGGCAGCATCGGCGGGGCGGTACATCGCTTCGATATTACCTTGCCGGATTCCCGGCGACATCCGGCGACGTTTTCCGCTGGCGATATCGTCGTCCTAGGCGTCCCTGTCTATGCCGGCAGGGTTCCCAACATACTGCTGAAATATCTGAACTCGCTGGCCGGCAATGGCGCAACGGCGGTTGCCGTCGCGCTATACGGGAACCGCAATTACGACGATGCCCTGATCGAACTGGCGGATATTCTTTCTTCGACCGGTTTTAAGGTTATCGCGGGCGGCGCATTTATCGGCGAGCACGCATTTTCCAAAACTTTGGCCCAGAACAGACCGGACGACAAAGACATGGCGATTGTAAGGGAATTCGCCGGCAGTCTGTCGATGAAGATAGCCGCGGGAAATACCGCGAACGTTGCGGTGAAAGGCAACAGGCCCTACCGGAAATACTATATGCCGGAAAATGAAAACGGCCAGCCTGTCGATATCAGAAAAGTGACGCCCAAAACAGCGGACCACTGTATTGACTGCAAGTTTTGCGCGGCCAAATGCCCCATGGGTTCGATCGACCCCGACAACGTATCGCGTATAAGCGGGATCTGCATAAAGTGCGGTGCTTGCCAAAAGCTTTGCCCGGTGCAGGCGAAATACTATGATAACGACGATTATCTCCGCCATAAACAAGAACTGGAACGGGATTTTGCGCTCCGGCGGGAACCAGAATTATTTTTATAA
- a CDS encoding TrkH family potassium uptake protein, which yields MLVLGFAGLILAGALLLMTPLALQPGKSLKFIDALFTATSAVCVTGLVVVDTGTHYSVFGQMVILTLIQVGGLGVMTVTTLLAVAAGKKINLRERLLIQEATNQLDLSGVVKLTLTIIKTTLVVEFIGGSILAFRLYQDFGPQGVYFGFWHAVSAFCNAGFDLFGNYTSITSYVDDITVSATVAALIIIGGIGFPVIADVWNYRRTRRLSLHSKIVLLTSLLLIIGGASVVFLAEYTNPDTLGQLPPWVMIMASLFKAITARTAGFNTIDTGALREGTLLFIMLLMFIGASPSSTGGGIKTSTFTVLLCALAASFRSRKDAEVFRRRIPEGSVNKAFILAMISWSWVLVLSMLMSFTEDAPLIKVMFEVFSAFGTVGLSTGITPTLSPVGKALIILTMFAGRVGTVTLIMALILRKRTGNIQYPEGKLLIG from the coding sequence ATGCTGGTTTTGGGTTTTGCCGGACTCATTCTGGCCGGCGCGCTGCTGCTGATGACGCCGCTGGCGCTGCAGCCCGGAAAGAGCCTGAAATTCATCGACGCGCTGTTTACCGCCACCTCGGCGGTTTGCGTCACCGGCCTTGTGGTGGTGGATACGGGTACGCATTATTCGGTTTTCGGCCAGATGGTCATACTCACCCTCATCCAGGTCGGCGGTCTGGGGGTTATGACCGTGACCACCTTGCTGGCTGTCGCAGCCGGTAAAAAAATCAATCTGCGCGAAAGACTGCTGATTCAGGAAGCCACCAATCAGCTCGACCTTTCCGGGGTAGTCAAGCTTACGCTGACAATTATCAAAACTACGCTGGTTGTCGAGTTCATCGGCGGCTCCATCCTTGCTTTTAGGCTATATCAGGACTTCGGGCCGCAGGGGGTCTACTTCGGCTTCTGGCATGCCGTCTCCGCCTTCTGCAACGCCGGCTTCGACCTATTCGGTAACTACACAAGTATAACAAGCTATGTCGACGACATAACAGTGAGCGCTACGGTCGCCGCGCTGATAATAATCGGCGGCATCGGGTTCCCGGTAATCGCCGATGTATGGAATTACCGTCGGACAAGACGACTTTCCCTCCACAGCAAGATCGTTCTCCTTACCAGCCTTTTGCTTATTATCGGCGGGGCTAGCGTTGTATTTTTGGCCGAGTATACAAATCCCGACACGCTGGGTCAACTGCCGCCGTGGGTCATGATAATGGCCAGCCTCTTCAAGGCGATCACTGCCCGGACAGCGGGCTTCAATACTATCGACACCGGGGCTTTACGTGAGGGGACACTGCTCTTTATAATGCTTTTAATGTTCATCGGGGCATCACCGTCCTCCACCGGCGGCGGCATAAAGACCTCAACATTCACAGTTCTTCTTTGCGCCCTGGCTGCCTCGTTCCGGAGCCGCAAGGACGCGGAAGTATTCAGGCGCCGCATTCCGGAAGGCTCGGTCAATAAAGCTTTCATTTTGGCGATGATCTCTTGGAGCTGGGTACTGGTCTTATCCATGCTGATGTCCTTTACCGAAGATGCCCCGCTCATCAAGGTGATGTTCGAGGTGTTCTCGGCCTTCGGGACGGTCGGTCTGTCGACAGGAATTACGCCGACGCTTTCGCCGGTGGGCAAGGCTTTGATCATTTTAACGATGTTTGCCGGAAGAGTAGGAACCGTAACGCTCATAATGGCGCTGATTCTCCGAAAGCGCACGGGTAATATCCAGTATCCCGAGGGAAAACTGCTGATAGGATAG
- the larA gene encoding nickel-dependent lactate racemase gives MATINIPYGKSHIEAVIPDARLEGVLESHAHHYKPAAGEEELVRAALAAPIASSRLRDLAKGRRNIVIITSDHTRPVPTKIMAPLLLDEIRSGNPSAKITFLVATGFHRATTGEELVNKFGEQLYKNEKIVVHNCWDKSAMTNVGKLPSGGDLVINRLAVEADLLIAEGFIEPHLFAGFSGGRKSVLPGIASEVTVLANHCAEFIAHPKARAGILDGNPIHTDMVYAAKQAKLAFILNVVIDADKKIIQAFAGDMEQAHLAGCKFAGDLADVTAKPAEIVITTNGGYPLDQNVYQHVKALSSAEATCKEGGVIIVCAALSDGHGSEDMYNWLRGGAREAMDKIMRIGRESTIPDQWATQIMARILLKHRVIFVTDQCDHRIIEAMGFAAVTTLAEALAAADAAVGAAARITVIPDGVAVIVK, from the coding sequence ATGGCCACGATCAATATCCCCTATGGCAAAAGCCATATCGAGGCGGTAATCCCCGATGCCCGTCTGGAAGGCGTCCTGGAGTCGCACGCGCACCATTATAAACCGGCGGCGGGCGAAGAAGAACTTGTCCGGGCGGCGTTGGCCGCCCCGATCGCCTCGTCTCGCCTGCGCGACCTTGCCAAAGGGCGCAGAAACATCGTCATCATCACCAGCGACCACACCAGGCCGGTACCGACGAAGATCATGGCCCCGCTGCTGCTGGACGAAATCCGCAGCGGCAATCCGTCAGCCAAGATAACCTTCCTCGTGGCCACCGGGTTCCACCGCGCGACCACCGGGGAAGAACTGGTAAACAAGTTCGGAGAGCAGTTGTACAAAAACGAAAAGATTGTCGTCCACAACTGCTGGGATAAATCTGCCATGACCAACGTCGGCAAGCTGCCGTCAGGCGGCGACCTGGTCATCAACAGGCTGGCCGTGGAGGCCGACCTGCTAATTGCGGAAGGTTTCATCGAACCGCACCTGTTCGCCGGGTTTTCCGGCGGCCGCAAAAGTGTGCTGCCGGGCATCGCCAGCGAAGTGACCGTCCTTGCCAACCACTGCGCCGAATTCATCGCCCACCCGAAGGCAAGGGCGGGGATCCTGGACGGCAACCCCATTCACACCGATATGGTTTACGCCGCCAAACAGGCCAAACTGGCTTTCATCCTCAACGTCGTCATCGACGCCGATAAGAAGATTATCCAAGCGTTCGCCGGCGATATGGAGCAGGCCCACCTGGCGGGCTGCAAATTCGCCGGCGACCTAGCCGACGTCACCGCAAAACCGGCGGAAATTGTCATCACTACCAACGGCGGTTACCCGCTCGACCAGAACGTTTACCAGCACGTCAAGGCGCTGTCGTCGGCCGAGGCTACCTGCAAGGAAGGCGGCGTGATTATCGTTTGCGCCGCCTTGAGCGACGGGCACGGCAGCGAGGACATGTACAACTGGCTGCGGGGCGGCGCCCGCGAGGCGATGGACAAAATCATGCGGATCGGCAGGGAATCGACCATCCCCGACCAATGGGCGACGCAGATCATGGCCCGCATCCTGCTAAAACATAGGGTTATTTTCGTCACCGACCAGTGTGACCACCGGATCATCGAAGCAATGGGCTTCGCAGCGGTAACCACCCTGGCGGAAGCGCTCGCCGCCGCCGATGCGGCCGTCGGCGCCGCTGCCAGAATCACCGTCATCCCGGACGGGGTGGCGGTAATCGTGAAATGA
- a CDS encoding carbon-nitrogen family hydrolase: MQVALVQMKVTAGDVAGNRRRGAELARTAAKNAEVVVLPELWTTGFSLNNLDRWAEEVPGPLIADLAAIARDAGASIIAGSIPRKSGGRIYNNALVIDAAGNIAADYRKLHLCSYLGEDRYFAPGSKRTVFDLGGTKAGLAVCYDLRFPELFRALAIDGAQIIFIPAEWTSCRARNWRLLNQARAIDNQIYICAVNCVGRHREFEFYGHSMVVAPDGDIIAEGGADEEIIYCQLEPAMVGTVRAARNVWNDRRTDMYD, from the coding sequence ATGCAAGTGGCGCTGGTGCAGATGAAGGTGACGGCAGGCGATGTGGCGGGTAACAGGCGCCGGGGTGCGGAACTGGCGCGGACAGCGGCGAAGAATGCCGAGGTTGTCGTGCTGCCTGAGTTATGGACGACAGGGTTTTCGCTCAACAACCTCGACAGGTGGGCGGAGGAAGTGCCCGGCCCTTTGATCGCCGACCTTGCCGCCATCGCCCGAGACGCCGGCGCTTCGATCATCGCCGGATCGATCCCCCGCAAAAGTGGCGGACGAATATACAACAACGCCCTTGTCATCGATGCAGCTGGGAATATAGCCGCCGACTATCGGAAGCTGCATCTTTGCAGCTACTTGGGCGAGGACCGTTACTTCGCCCCCGGGAGCAAGCGGACGGTATTTGATCTCGGCGGAACGAAGGCGGGACTGGCGGTATGCTATGATCTCCGTTTTCCCGAACTATTCCGCGCCCTGGCAATCGACGGCGCCCAGATAATCTTTATTCCCGCCGAATGGACCTCATGCAGAGCCCGCAACTGGCGGCTGCTGAATCAGGCCAGGGCCATAGACAACCAGATCTATATCTGCGCGGTAAATTGCGTAGGCAGGCACAGGGAATTCGAATTCTACGGGCATTCGATGGTCGTGGCGCCTGACGGCGATATTATTGCCGAAGGCGGGGCAGATGAAGAGATAATCTATTGCCAGTTAGAACCGGCGATGGTCGGAACGGTGCGGGCCGCAAGGAACGTGTGGAACGACCGCCGCACAGACATGTATGATTGA
- a CDS encoding sensor histidine kinase KdpD — MPTSKRRDDRSDPDALPETGSKEGRGKLTVFLGAAAGVGKTYTMLETAHERRRAGTDIVIGWAETYGREDTGRLLAGLERIPPRIIEYREKRLDEMDTDAILSRKPEIVLVDELAHTNVMGSRHARRFQDVEEILNAGINVYTTLNIQHLESLNDIVAQITGVVVRETVPDHILEDADSIQLVDIPPEDLLERLKEGKVYVPEQADRALKKFFRPGNINALRELALRYTARQVDKNLSDYMREQRIEGPWPAAGRVMVCVSASPFSTQLIRAAHRLAGGLQADWLAVHVETARRIPSTAEERDRVAYNMKLAEELGAKTISLHADNIVDELLETARTHNVTAIVVGKPGHSRLVELFRGSVVDKLIRRSGGINVYVIQAAKEKEKRPAIVTRSSIERPDWRQYGASLLMVLAVTVVGLVLIERIETINIALLYQLPVTMSAYWWGRWPSYFTALTSVLLFDFLFIPPILTFTVDDIRYAWSFITFLIVAFVIGGRTELLRNEAALARKRERSTAALYKFSKGIAAVVDLETVVRELAVQAADTLGRKFLVLLPNDEGRLVVWAELEPGSEWPEEGLSRAPLADSNEAAVATWAFEHRKVAGRSTETLAGANYLYLPLSTRDNTVGVIGLHIVEKLISPEHRQLMEAWAGLAAMAIERVILAEKAREAALFVESDKLRTALFNSISHELRTPLASIMGAASTLLESETIYSANDRRELMETVRDGANRMDRVIANLLDTARLESGMMKLKNEWCDIEDIVGTALRRMRSSLSNRTITVNSPPALPLVRGDSVLLEQVMINLVDNANKYSPGGKPIEIAVTAETGRIMVSVSDRGVGIPAEDLPKVFDKFYRVQHRAIRASGTGLGLSICKGIIEAHGGEIWVNNRAGGGTTLTFSLPSHSGESR, encoded by the coding sequence ATGCCGACAAGCAAAAGGAGAGACGACCGGTCCGACCCCGATGCTCTTCCGGAGACAGGCAGTAAGGAGGGGCGTGGCAAGCTCACTGTTTTTCTCGGCGCCGCCGCAGGTGTAGGCAAAACCTACACAATGCTGGAGACTGCCCATGAACGCCGTCGGGCGGGTACGGATATCGTCATCGGCTGGGCGGAAACCTATGGTCGCGAGGACACCGGGCGCCTGCTCGCCGGTCTTGAACGCATTCCGCCGCGGATAATCGAATACCGGGAAAAGCGCCTCGATGAGATGGACACCGACGCCATCCTGTCGCGCAAGCCGGAAATAGTGCTCGTAGACGAGCTTGCCCATACTAACGTGATGGGGTCGCGCCACGCGCGGCGGTTTCAGGATGTCGAGGAAATCCTCAACGCGGGAATTAATGTATATACCACCCTGAATATCCAGCACCTCGAAAGCTTGAACGACATAGTTGCCCAAATCACCGGCGTTGTCGTCAGAGAGACTGTCCCCGATCACATCCTTGAAGACGCCGATAGTATTCAGCTTGTCGATATACCGCCCGAGGACCTTTTGGAAAGGCTGAAAGAGGGCAAGGTATACGTTCCCGAGCAGGCTGATCGCGCTCTGAAAAAGTTCTTCCGCCCCGGAAACATCAACGCCCTCCGGGAACTTGCCCTCCGTTATACCGCTCGCCAGGTCGATAAGAATCTCAGCGATTATATGCGGGAGCAGCGTATCGAAGGGCCGTGGCCGGCGGCCGGCCGGGTCATGGTATGCGTGAGCGCCAGCCCCTTTTCAACCCAACTGATCCGGGCCGCTCATCGCCTGGCGGGCGGTCTGCAGGCGGACTGGCTGGCTGTGCATGTGGAGACTGCGCGCCGTATACCCTCTACAGCTGAGGAGCGCGACAGAGTCGCGTATAATATGAAGCTGGCTGAAGAACTTGGCGCCAAAACGATTAGCCTCCATGCGGATAATATCGTAGACGAGCTGCTGGAGACGGCCCGTACCCATAATGTGACGGCCATCGTCGTCGGCAAACCCGGCCACAGCCGGCTGGTCGAATTATTCCGGGGGTCGGTTGTCGATAAGCTTATCCGCCGAAGCGGCGGCATCAACGTCTACGTTATTCAAGCTGCCAAAGAGAAGGAGAAAAGGCCGGCTATAGTTACCAGGTCGTCAATCGAGCGCCCGGATTGGCGCCAGTATGGAGCAAGCCTGCTGATGGTCCTCGCGGTAACGGTAGTTGGTCTGGTGCTAATAGAGCGTATCGAGACGATCAATATCGCTCTTCTTTATCAACTGCCTGTAACCATGAGCGCGTATTGGTGGGGCCGTTGGCCGTCCTATTTTACAGCCTTAACCAGCGTTCTGTTGTTTGATTTTCTCTTTATTCCCCCGATTTTGACCTTTACTGTCGACGATATACGATATGCATGGAGTTTTATTACTTTCCTGATTGTCGCATTCGTCATCGGCGGCCGGACGGAACTGCTCCGCAACGAGGCTGCGCTGGCTCGGAAGAGAGAACGGAGCACTGCGGCCCTTTATAAGTTCAGCAAAGGGATTGCTGCGGTCGTCGACTTGGAAACGGTAGTCCGGGAGCTAGCCGTGCAGGCGGCTGATACGTTGGGACGAAAATTTCTGGTGCTGCTCCCCAATGACGAAGGCCGTTTGGTGGTTTGGGCTGAGCTTGAGCCTGGTTCGGAATGGCCTGAGGAAGGCCTCAGCCGAGCGCCCCTTGCCGACAGCAACGAGGCGGCGGTGGCTACATGGGCCTTCGAGCATAGGAAAGTAGCCGGCCGCTCGACGGAAACGCTGGCCGGCGCCAACTACCTTTATCTGCCACTGTCGACCAGGGATAATACCGTCGGGGTAATCGGCCTGCATATCGTTGAAAAACTGATCTCGCCTGAACACCGTCAACTGATGGAGGCTTGGGCGGGGCTGGCGGCCATGGCTATCGAACGGGTAATACTGGCGGAAAAAGCCCGTGAGGCGGCCCTGTTCGTCGAGTCGGACAAACTGCGCACCGCGCTATTCAACTCAATTTCCCACGAACTGCGTACGCCGCTTGCCTCTATCATGGGGGCGGCATCCACCCTTCTGGAGTCGGAGACCATCTATTCGGCGAACGACCGGCGGGAACTCATGGAGACTGTCAGGGACGGCGCCAACCGGATGGACCGCGTCATCGCCAACCTGCTGGATACCGCAAGGCTGGAAAGCGGCATGATGAAGCTGAAGAACGAGTGGTGCGACATCGAAGATATCGTCGGCACAGCGCTCAGGAGGATGCGCAGTTCGCTTTCCAACAGGACAATCACCGTCAATAGTCCCCCGGCTCTGCCGCTTGTGCGCGGGGACAGCGTACTCCTGGAGCAGGTAATGATCAATCTTGTCGACAACGCCAATAAGTATTCGCCTGGGGGTAAACCTATCGAAATCGCGGTTACAGCTGAGACTGGCCGGATAATGGTATCAGTATCCGACCGCGGGGTGGGTATACCGGCCGAGGATCTCCCGAAGGTATTCGACAAGTTTTACCGTGTGCAGCATCGGGCTATCCGCGCCAGTGGCACAGGGTTAGGGTTGTCCATATGCAAGGGTATCATCGAGGCGCACGGAGGAGAGATATGGGTGAATAACCGGGCCGGCGGCGGCACGACGCTAACATTTTCCCTGCCGTCGCATTCCGGGGAAAGCAGGTGA
- a CDS encoding UxaA family hydrolase translates to MAIDAIVLNEIDNVATSVQELKAGQQAQVRLGREMHQVAVQEDIPYGHKFAFRPITRGDDILKYGEVIGRATGDIPAGHHAHVQNIESLRGRGDLRKEA, encoded by the coding sequence ATGGCCATCGACGCGATTGTGTTGAACGAAATAGACAACGTCGCGACCTCGGTGCAGGAACTCAAGGCCGGCCAGCAGGCTCAGGTCCGCCTGGGGCGGGAGATGCACCAGGTCGCCGTGCAGGAAGACATCCCTTACGGGCACAAGTTCGCCTTCCGGCCGATAACCCGCGGCGACGACATCCTCAAATACGGCGAGGTGATCGGGCGGGCCACCGGCGATATCCCGGCCGGCCATCACGCTCATGTGCAAAATATCGAAAGTCTGCGCGGCCGCGGCGACCTGCGGAAGGAGGCGTAA
- a CDS encoding acyl-CoA dehydrogenase has product MNFTLTPEQEDIRKLVADFAAKKIAPTAAERDEKEIFPRTLFDEMGKLGFLGLPYPEEFGGGGMDFVAYALAVEEISKACASTGIGVSVHVSLCAWPIFKYGTEEQKQKYLTPLAEGTKLGAFGLTEPNAGTDVGGATTTAVKDGDSYILNGTKVFNTNGGEAEIEVVFANTNKEAGPIKGMSAFIVEKGTPGFSFGKKEIKMGIRSSVQRELIFENCRVPAVNLLGKEGEGFKIAMTTLDGGRIGVAAQSVGIAQAAMEAAIRYAKERVQFGKPIASQQAISFMLADMATQVEAARLLTLRAAYSKSNHLPYAKEAAMAKMFASDTAMQVTTDAVQVFGGYGFSREYPVERLMRDAKITQIYEGTNQAQRMVIAGNILR; this is encoded by the coding sequence TTGAATTTCACCCTTACCCCTGAACAAGAGGACATCCGTAAATTAGTCGCCGATTTCGCCGCCAAAAAAATAGCGCCGACCGCGGCAGAACGCGACGAAAAGGAAATTTTTCCCCGCACGCTGTTTGACGAGATGGGCAAACTGGGCTTCCTCGGCCTGCCGTATCCCGAAGAATTCGGCGGCGGCGGCATGGACTTCGTCGCCTACGCCCTCGCCGTCGAGGAGATTTCCAAGGCCTGCGCCTCAACAGGCATCGGCGTGTCTGTCCATGTGTCCCTGTGCGCCTGGCCGATTTTCAAATACGGCACCGAAGAGCAGAAACAAAAATACCTCACCCCTCTCGCTGAAGGTACGAAACTTGGCGCCTTCGGCCTCACCGAGCCCAATGCCGGCACCGACGTCGGCGGCGCCACGACCACGGCGGTAAAAGACGGCGACAGCTACATCCTCAACGGCACCAAGGTGTTCAACACCAACGGCGGCGAAGCCGAGATCGAGGTAGTGTTCGCCAACACCAACAAAGAGGCCGGCCCTATCAAGGGCATGAGTGCCTTCATCGTCGAAAAGGGCACCCCCGGCTTCAGCTTCGGCAAGAAGGAAATAAAGATGGGCATCCGCTCCTCGGTGCAACGCGAGCTCATCTTCGAAAACTGCCGCGTGCCCGCCGTCAATTTGCTCGGCAAGGAAGGCGAAGGCTTCAAAATCGCCATGACCACGCTCGACGGCGGCCGGATCGGTGTCGCCGCGCAATCGGTGGGCATCGCCCAGGCGGCCATGGAGGCGGCCATCAGATACGCCAAGGAACGCGTCCAGTTCGGCAAACCGATCGCCAGCCAACAGGCCATCAGCTTCATGCTGGCGGACATGGCCACCCAGGTCGAGGCCGCCCGCCTTCTGACCCTGCGGGCCGCCTACAGCAAGTCCAACCATCTTCCCTACGCCAAGGAAGCGGCGATGGCCAAGATGTTTGCCTCCGACACCGCGATGCAGGTCACTACCGACGCCGTACAGGTATTCGGCGGCTACGGCTTCAGCCGCGAGTATCCGGTCGAGCGCCTGATGCGCGACGCCAAGATCACCCAGATCTACGAAGGCACCAACCAGGCCCAGCGGATGGTCATCGCCGGCAACATCCTGCGGTAA
- a CDS encoding TrkA family potassium uptake protein: MRKQYAVIGLGRFGLSLAATLAKAGNEVLVIDTNEDIVQKYSDLFTHAVTADTTDEQAIKALGLRNFDVVVVAIGHDVQASVLTTLLLKEIGVKYIVAKADNQHHGKMLEKIGADKVVFPERDMGKRIAHNLMAAGVVEYIEVAQDLGLMETAVPASLQGISLLASDLRPKYGITVLGIRRNGRILLSPSPEEVFREGDALILVGDSTGIHHFEKDYCD, translated from the coding sequence ATGAGAAAACAATACGCGGTAATCGGTCTTGGCAGGTTTGGACTCAGCCTTGCAGCCACGTTGGCGAAGGCAGGCAACGAAGTTCTCGTAATCGATACCAACGAAGATATTGTACAGAAGTATTCGGATCTATTCACCCATGCCGTTACGGCCGACACGACGGATGAACAAGCCATCAAGGCTCTTGGCCTGCGGAACTTCGACGTTGTTGTCGTAGCCATCGGCCATGATGTACAGGCCAGTGTTCTCACTACCCTTCTGCTGAAAGAGATTGGGGTCAAGTACATCGTGGCTAAAGCCGACAACCAACATCACGGAAAGATGCTGGAGAAGATCGGCGCGGACAAGGTGGTATTCCCCGAACGGGATATGGGCAAACGGATCGCCCACAACCTGATGGCCGCCGGCGTGGTCGAATATATTGAGGTCGCCCAGGATCTCGGACTGATGGAGACGGCTGTTCCGGCAAGCCTACAAGGGATAAGCCTGCTGGCTTCGGATTTGCGCCCCAAATACGGCATCACGGTACTGGGGATCAGACGTAATGGAAGGATATTGTTGTCCCCCAGCCCTGAAGAAGTTTTCCGGGAGGGGGATGCACTAATCCTAGTAGGTGACAGCACGGGTATACACCATTTTGAAAAGGATTACTGCGATTAG
- a CDS encoding UxaA family hydrolase: protein MEFLGYRRAAGTVGTRNYVGVLSAVVCVNEVVEAIVRQVQGTARFTHHQGCCQTPLDIGLVNKALIGLGRNPNLHSVIIVSLGCESTDLSGVIEGIRASGKRVEHLVVQEVGGAARTTAQGILLAQDMVREASLQQREPFPISELVMGMKCGSSDTTSGLVPNPAIGVASDLLVAAGGVSILGEVTEFIGAEHILARHAADAQVGQAIFNLVDRMEKRAMAVGEDIRGGQPTGGNIKGGLTTIEEKSLGAIAKAGSAPIQAVYEYGERPAVRGLVVMDSPGREPEILTGLAAAGCNVIVFATGRGAPQGFPFVPVLKITGSRTAAEKMSDHIDMNLSAVIDGGDTIPDAGQRILEELTRIASGTMTKAEISGYTNSMDIYMQGPVI, encoded by the coding sequence ATGGAGTTTCTCGGCTATCGCCGCGCCGCCGGCACGGTGGGCACCCGCAACTACGTCGGCGTGCTGTCGGCCGTGGTCTGCGTCAACGAAGTGGTCGAAGCCATCGTCCGCCAGGTGCAGGGCACGGCCCGGTTCACGCATCATCAGGGCTGCTGCCAGACCCCGCTCGACATCGGGCTCGTTAACAAAGCGTTGATCGGTCTGGGGCGTAACCCCAACCTGCATTCGGTGATAATCGTCAGCCTCGGCTGCGAAAGCACCGATCTTTCCGGCGTAATCGAGGGCATCAGAGCCAGCGGCAAAAGGGTGGAGCACCTCGTCGTGCAGGAAGTAGGCGGTGCGGCCCGCACCACTGCTCAGGGCATCCTGCTGGCCCAGGACATGGTGCGGGAGGCCTCGCTGCAGCAGCGCGAGCCTTTCCCGATCAGCGAACTGGTCATGGGGATGAAATGCGGCAGCTCGGACACCACCTCCGGGCTGGTGCCCAACCCGGCCATCGGCGTGGCTTCCGATCTGCTGGTGGCAGCCGGCGGCGTATCCATCCTCGGCGAAGTCACGGAGTTCATCGGCGCCGAGCACATACTCGCCCGCCACGCCGCCGACGCGCAGGTCGGCCAGGCCATCTTCAACCTCGTGGACCGCATGGAGAAACGGGCTATGGCGGTTGGCGAGGATATCCGCGGCGGTCAGCCCACCGGCGGGAACATCAAAGGCGGGCTGACTACCATCGAGGAGAAATCGCTCGGCGCCATCGCCAAAGCCGGGTCGGCGCCCATTCAGGCGGTCTACGAATACGGCGAACGTCCCGCGGTCAGAGGGCTGGTGGTCATGGACTCCCCCGGCCGCGAGCCGGAGATCCTCACCGGCTTGGCCGCCGCCGGCTGCAATGTCATTGTCTTCGCGACCGGCAGAGGGGCGCCGCAAGGTTTTCCCTTCGTGCCGGTGCTGAAGATCACCGGCAGCCGCACCGCCGCCGAGAAGATGAGCGACCACATCGACATGAACCTTAGCGCGGTCATCGACGGCGGGGACACCATCCCCGACGCCGGGCAGCGTATCTTGGAGGAACTGACGCGCATCGCTTCGGGGACCATGACGAAGGCGGAAATTTCCGGCTACACCAACTCGATGGACATCTACATGCAAGGACCGGTTATCTGA